A window of Chlorobium phaeobacteroides DSM 266 genomic DNA:
TACCGGCCTTATTGAAAGAAGTCGAACCTCGTTCATACCGTTCATTCCGGATCGGAAAATCACGCTCTTCCTTGCTGGTTATGCTGCTGAATCGTTCTACGGGATCAGCGAGTTCATCACCAACCTGAGAATTCACATCAACAGGAAGATCTTCGGCGCTGCCACGCTCTTCATCAAGCATTTCAAGCAAAGGATTCTCCTGAAGCTCTTCATCTATTCTTTGTTCAAGATTGGCAAGTGGAAGGTGAAGTAGCTGACTGCCTAAAATCTGCTGGGCAGAAAGAAGCGCTTTTTGTTTCAGTTGAAGTTTTAAGTCGCCCATTACGAATCGGAAGAAGAATCAGCAAAGGTTTTGAGACCTCCTGTCCAGTCATCACCGTATAACTCCACAAGCCCCCTTGAAAGATAGTCAACAAGTTTTATCCCGCACTCCCGGCCTTTTCGGCGCGCAAAAGAACACATCGGAAGTTTTTCATAAACAAGATAGTCCAAACCGTATTTTTTCCTCACCCTTATCGGAAACAAGCGACAGGATATCGGTTTATCAAATTCGATCAAACCTTGACGGAATGCATTTTCAAGAACACACCAGGTAATACCATTTTCAATGCAACTGAAAACACACTCACGGTTTTCAATGGTTTTGGTATAATGCGATCCCTGATAAACCTCAACCGAACCGTGACGGCGAAGATAACGGATATTCTTCTCTGGAAGCATACGAACTACTTCCTCCGAAATCTGTTCAAGCCGGAGAGCTTCATGAGGATGAAGCGGTGCACCAAGTTCGCCTTCAACACAACAACTTCCCTTACACTGATGAAGATCACAGGAAAAAAAAGCCTGAAGCACCTCTTTCTCTACAAGAACCCGACCGATTGAAACAAGCGACATACATTAAAACTATTGTTACCGGATCACCTTTTACGCAATAATAAAACAGTTTACAGCCAAGCCTCGTCACATGACGATCTGGCTGTAACAACGACAGCATGACCTTCTCGACAAAAAAACTGATCAAGCGTTACAAAGCTCTTCAATAAAACCGTATTTCCAGCTTGACGGTTTCAGCATTGCTCGCAATATAAAGCACGGCACCAGCTTTCATACAGAAAAAATCAGAGTCCGGCAACTCCCCGAAAACCCTTGAAACACATCGGGAATAAGCTTTGAACTCTCTCTGCAGTTGCCCGATCCGTTTACAATAGAGAGAAGGAACGTAACATAATCCCGTCATCCTCAGAAAGCAACAGAGAGACTCGAAAACGTTGACCGCGATACTTACGGGAATTATCTTTCCGTGACAGGAAAAAGGCGCTAAAAAGCAGTTACGAAGAGGAAGGCTTCAGCAGATTATGCACGCTTTCCATGAGGGCTTTCAGGGAAAAAGGCTTCTGAATAAAATCTCCACCGTCATCGAGTACTCCGTGACGGGATATAATATCAGCTGTATATCCCGACATGAACAGGGTTTTAAGATTCGGACTGGTAATGCGGAGCTTGTTCGAAAGATCGCAGCCATTCATTTCAGGCATAACCACATCCGTTAAAAGCAATCCTATCCCGCCCTTGTGTTTTGCTGCTATCCGAATAGCCTCATTTGGAGTATCGGCTGAAAGTACCGTATAACCATTATTCTCAAGCATCAGCTTGCAAAGTTTAAGAATATCAGGTTCATCTTCAACAAGGAGTATCGTCTCCTTCCCTCTTGTAATACTCTGCTCGGGCGTCTCTACCGGTACCGAATCGGCTTTATCGATATACCTCGGCAAGTGAATTTTGATGCATGTCCCTTTACCAGGCTCACTCTGACAGTCAATACAACCGTTATTCTGTTTGACAATACCATAAACCGTAGATAACCCGAGACCCGTCCCTTTCCCTTGTTCCTTGGTGGTAAAAAACGGCTCGAAAATATGCGGGAGATGCTTCTTGTCGATCCCGCTGCCA
This region includes:
- a CDS encoding DUF3109 family protein, with the translated sequence MSLVSIGRVLVEKEVLQAFFSCDLHQCKGSCCVEGELGAPLHPHEALRLEQISEEVVRMLPEKNIRYLRRHGSVEVYQGSHYTKTIENRECVFSCIENGITWCVLENAFRQGLIEFDKPISCRLFPIRVRKKYGLDYLVYEKLPMCSFARRKGRECGIKLVDYLSRGLVELYGDDWTGGLKTFADSSSDS